The Geoalkalibacter subterraneus genome contains the following window.
CGAGGTCCGCGAATTATTCAAGCTTTTTGAGGAGAGTTTCTGGCCGGCCGAAGACGAGCCATAGCCTGTTCACAGGGGATAGATAAAAACCTCAAGCCCCTGGCGTTTGGCCAGATCGATCATGTTGTGAGTTCCTTTGCTCTTTCCATCCCAGATTGCAATAAGCGCATCGGCATTTTGCGCCATTTCCCGATTGCGCATGGGGCCCGCGCCGCGCCCAAAGCGCTTCCAGTCTGGGTCGAACCGCTCGATCGGAATGTCGTTGCGACGGGCCCATTGTTCACCGGCCTGATCGACCCCTTTGGCTCCGCCGGAGATGATCCGGGTGATGACAAAGCCTGAAGCGGCGATGGCGCTTTCGACCAATTGAAAGTCGGTGCAGGTCCGTGACCCAGCAATAATGACGCGCACGTATTTCTCCTTTGCATGAAGTTCCATGGATAAGACGGCTTTCTCGAAAAATAACATAAACCTTCATCCATTGGCTTTATCTAACTTCACTTCAGCCGGAAAAAAGCAGTCTCGTTTCTATGCCCTACAAAGACCTGCTCTGTGAAACTTTATGCGACATGAATTGTCGTCGAACAGTGAGATATTGAGGCAGACAAAGGAACCTTTTCAGAAACTGTCCACAGAATGATAGTCCTGAATCACGAACATTTCTTGGGAAAAGGTGGGGTATGGATAAGAACAATCGCGCAAGCAAGCTTGTTTCCGATGCAATGAAAGGTAGGGAGATCGCTAAAGGCGAACTTGTTCATCGTCTTGGCTATTCGAATTTAAACAAAGGGCGGCGGCGCTTGGAAGATTTTTTGGAAAGTGGTGAGGCTGATCCTGCGTTTATCGAAAAACTCAGTGACGCTTTGGAACTTCGCCTGGAAGATATTTCCAAGGCCATGGAAGAGGACAGGAAGCAAAAAAAGCTGCTTCAGGAGAAACTGGAGCGAGAAGCATTTAAACCTTACGTCTTTATTTTAACTGAGGAAACAAGGCCGCTCCAAATCACAATGTTTGCATTGGCAGGAGGCGTAGGTGTCCACAAAATGTTCTTACTGCCTGATGGTCTCCAGGAAAAACCCTGGCAAGAACAGTTAAAGATTGTGAATGACATGTCGAAAGAATGTTATCGAAAGAAAAAGGGCAAAGTCCTTTTATTCGGAAAAATAACCGGATATCTGTATTGTCCGACTTACGACAGCAGTTACCAGGTAGGCCTCGATGGTAAGACTGACGGTATAAATCATGGCCATTTCTATCTTCCCCGATCTACAGCGTCTATTTCATAAGCCGGAGGCTGGTTTTGGCGATTAAAGGGACGATTGGCATGTTTATCTCTCCAGAGGGTCAGATCTGCACGGTGCAGACCAGCCACATCGATGCCGTCATCAAAAGTCCAGTTACGTTTGGACTGACCTCAGAGGAGATTCAAAAACAGTATGATAAGTACTCTGAACCCTTGGGGTTGGAGGGCAAGGCACGTGAGGTTCTGCTCCGCAGGATTATAAAAAATGGCTGGATCCGTTTGCGGCGATATCCAAACCGCCAGTGGTCGATTACCGTCAATCATTACAGCGACAGGAATCGCGAGCTCATAACCGATTGGGCAATACGCATCACAAAAGGTTATCTCGGCGTCAAGGAGGAGGACCTTTATATGCCCGCCGTCGTGACTCAACTAGGCGGCGCCAGCCCGGTTATCAAGACGATAGAGGAAATGTGTCATAGTAAATAGGAGGGTCCAAATCTCCCAGGGCTCTGATAATAGCGATTTTTTACCCAGAAGAGGTTATTGGAAAGATGTCAAATTACTCCATGAAGGCATCGCCGCTGACCCCACAGGAGAGATATTTTTTGAATCAGATCAGGGATATACATTGAGTGCTCATATCTCTGCCGACTTTACACAGGGATAAAAAGTTTAAATCCTTGCGCATAAAATTAAAATAACCTAAAATTTGGCATTACTATTCGCGCAAATCATCAAAAGGTTGATTCGGGCAACAGGACCTGTCAGCTTGTCCAACTCAGGGTGAAGGACGCTTACGATCCCGCTCGCTGATATCGCCCTGGACCAAGAGGAGAGATGCAGTGGATACCCTGCTTCGACAA
Protein-coding sequences here:
- a CDS encoding DUF2493 domain-containing protein, with the translated sequence MELHAKEKYVRVIIAGSRTCTDFQLVESAIAASGFVITRIISGGAKGVDQAGEQWARRNDIPIERFDPDWKRFGRGAGPMRNREMAQNADALIAIWDGKSKGTHNMIDLAKRQGLEVFIYPL